A region of Saccharomyces kudriavzevii IFO 1802 strain IFO1802 genome assembly, chromosome: 14 DNA encodes the following proteins:
- the SPS18 gene encoding Sps18p (similar to Saccharomyces cerevisiae GCS1 (YDL226C) and SPS18 (YNL204C); ancestral locus Anc_2.46), whose product MHFFENSKDTENRKRLLSAKKSAGNSMCFECKSVNPQFVSCSFGIFICVNCANLLRGLDTNMFCVKSITMDSFEERDIRKVERSGNFRFGVFLSKNGILQSGIPLNEKYDNLFAKSYRRRLANGVRRHDINQNMYLGFDNFEQYADGAIHQTRDRALKDISGKTINSKETEFIVLDKPLGTENFQHCDGFSNCMSSRKNSDENNPAIATSTLTIEKFQSDPIGTISKSWVLLSDALYRSYEDFKGSVVQPTIENIQQRNLSNDLKRSLVHFNEKLHETPHLPHQIFSCFTGEDISPPESN is encoded by the coding sequence ATGcatttctttgagaataGTAAGGATACGGAAAATCGAAAGAGACTGTTGAGTGCCAAAAAATCTGCTGGTAATAGCATGTGTTTTGAATGTAAAAGTGTCAACCCGCAATTTGTTTCCTGTAGCTTCGGGATATTTATTTGTGTCAATTGTGCAAATCTTCTGAGAGGACTGGACACGAACATGTTCTGTGTAAAATCAATCACAATGGatagttttgaagaaagggATATTCGAAAAGTGGAAAGGAGTGGAAATTTCAGATTTGGGGTCTTTTTGTCCAAAAATGGCATTCTGCAAAGTGGAATTCCATTAAATGAAAAGTACGATAATTTGTTTGCTAAAAGCTATAGAAGAAGACTAGCTAATGGAGTGCGCCGTCACGACATAAATCAAAATATGTATTTAGgctttgataattttgagCAGTATGCAGATGGGGCCATACACCAAACAAGAGATCGAGCATTGAAAGATATTTCCGGAAAAACCATCAATTCTAAAGAAACGGAGTTTATAGTCCTGGATAAACCGCTAGGcacagaaaattttcaacattgCGATGGATTTTCCAACTGTATGAGCTCCCGAAAAAACTCAGACGAGAATAATCCTGCAATTGCCACAAGTACGTTAACAatcgaaaaatttcaaagcgACCCTATCGGCACCATTTCGAAGAGTTGGGTATTGCTTTCGGATGCTTTATACAGATCATACGAAGACTTTAAAGGTTCTGTTGTTCAGCCtacaattgaaaatattcagCAGAGGAATTTGTCGAATGACCTAAAAAGATCTCTGGTGCACTTTAATGAAAAGCTACATGAAACGCCCCATTTACCCCACCAAATATTTTCCTGTTTCACCGGGGAAGACATTTCTCCCCCAGAGTCCAATTAA
- the RTT106 gene encoding Rtt106p (similar to Saccharomyces cerevisiae RTT106 (YNL206C); ancestral locus Anc_2.45), which yields MPKSFLDQLPEALSGKIGAVVRALPSSLEIFEELYNYALNENNNDRRKQHKKSKLRESSSELKTDQISEANTIFKLEGVSVLSPLRKKLDLVFYLSNIDGSPVITFLKGEERELNIHQLNKNIKMASFLPVPEKPNLIYLFMTYTSCADNKFSEPVVMTLNKENTLNQFKKLGLLDSNVMDFEKCVEYIRKQAILTGFKISNPFVNNTAVNADAEQISSFHLECHRGTKEGTLYFLPDHITFGFKKPILLFDASDIESITYSSITRLTFNATLVTKDGEKYEFSMIDQTEYAKIDDYVKRKQMKDKSMSEELKAKSKNKSQQLTDGEADQPSILQEATRQMQDEKKAGIFSDDEENDQNFEAESDLSDGSGQESSDDAEDEEEADEEEEEEEEVDEDKEDRCDQNVSYTEDNFAPITNALDQELQYKELKEPLGLEDIPIEIDNDDDEEEGSGVEYD from the coding sequence ATGCCGAAATCCTTTTTAGATCAACTGCCAGAGGCTCTCAGCGGAAAAATTGGCGCTGTTGTCAGGGCACTGCCGAGCTCATTagaaatatttgaagaattgtaTAACTATGCGTTGAATGAGAATAATAACGATAGAAGGAAACAGCATAAAAAGTCCAAACTGCGCGAATCTTCGTCTGAGCTTAAAACTGATCAAATTTCAGAGGCCAACACTATATTCAAATTAGAAGGTGTTTCTGTATTGTCGCCATTAAGGAAAAAGCTTGATTTGGTATTCTATCTTTCTAACATCGATGGATCTCCTGTGATAACGTTTCTCAAAGGAGAGGAAAGGGAACTAAACATTCACCaattaaacaaaaatatcaagatgGCCTCGTTCTTGCCAGTGCCAGAAAAACCTAATCTAATATATCTTTTCATGACTTACACGTCATGTGCGGACAACAAATTTTCTGAACCTGTGGTGATGACcttgaacaaagaaaacacgTTAAATCAATTTAAGAAATTGGGGCTCCTCGACTCTAATGTAATGGACTTCGAAAAATGTGTTGAGTATATAAGGAAACAAGCCATTTTGACAGGTTTTAAGATTTCAAACCCATTTGTCAACAATACAGCAGTAAATGCAGATGCAGAACAAATAAGCTCATTCCACCTGGAATGTCATAGAGGCACTAAAGAAGGGACATTATATTTCTTACCAGATCACATAACTTTTGGGTTCAAAAAACCAATTCTATTATTCGATGCTTCAGATATCGAATCCATAACATATTCATCTATTACGAGATTAACATTCAATGCTACCCTAGTCACAAAAGATGGCGAAAAATACGAATTTTCGATGATAGACCAAACCGAATATGCAAAAATTGACGATTATgttaaaagaaaacaaatgaAGGACAAATCTATGTCCGAGGAACTGAAAGCCAAATCTAAAAACAAGAGCCAACAGCTAACTGATGGAGAAGCTGATCAGCCATCCATCTTACAAGAAGCTACTCGTCAAATGCAAGACGAAAAGAAGGCAGGAATATTctcagatgatgaagaaaatgatcAAAATTTCGAAGCAGAAAGTGATCTTTCTGATGGAAGTGGCCAAGAATCCTCAGATGAtgctgaagatgaagaggaagcagatgaagaggaagaagaggaagaggaagtaGATGAAGACAAGGAGGACCGATGTGATCAAAATGTTTCTTATACGGAAGATAACTTTGCACCTATAACTAATGCACTGGATCAGGAACTTCAATATAAAGAACTCAAAGAACCACTAGGGCTCGAGGACATTCCCATTGAAATtgacaatgatgatgatgaagaagaaggatcTGGCGTAGAGTATGACTAA
- the SPS19 gene encoding 2,4-dienoyl-CoA reductase (NADPH) (similar to Saccharomyces cerevisiae SPS19 (YNL202W); ancestral locus Anc_2.47), with translation MNTENSLNSKFVTEGSWRADLFKGKVAFVTGGAGTICRVQTEALVLLGCKAAIVGRNQERTERAAKEISGLVKDEDAVLAIANVDVRSFKQMEDAVRITVQKFGRIDFVIAGAAGNFICDFANLSPNAFKSVIDIDLLGSFNTAKACLKELEKSKGSILFVSATFHYYGVPFQGHVGAAKAGIDALAKNLAVELGPLGIRSNCIAPGAIDNTEGLKRLAGEKYREKALAKIPLQRLGSTRDIAESTVFIFSPAASYITGTVLVVDGGMWHLGTYFGHELYPETLVKSMMSKL, from the coding sequence ATGAATACAGAAAATAGCTTGAACAGCAAATTTGTGACCGAGGGTTCGTGGAGAGCTGATTTATTTAAGGGTAAAGTGGCATTTGTCACTGGTGGTGCTGGAACTATATGCCGTGTGCAAACGGAAGCACTGGTCCTTCTTGGTTGTAAAGCAGCTATTGTGGGGAGAAATCAGGAAAGGACAGAAAGAGCcgcaaaagaaatttcaggGTTAGTAAAAGACGAAGATGCGGTTTTGGCCATTGCAAATGTTGACGTTCGCAGCTTCAAACAAATGGAAGATGCGGTTAGGATTACGGTGCAGAAATTCGGTAGAATCGACTTTGTTATTGCTGGCGCTGCTGGGAATTTCATTTGTGATTTCGCCAATCTCTCTCCTAATGCCTTCAAATCTGTTATTGATATAGATCTATTGGGGAGTTTCAACACTGCAAAGGCATGCCTAAAGGAACTGGAAAAGTCAAAAGGTTCTATACTTTTCGTCTCCGCTACATTCCATTACTATGGCGTACCCTTTCAAGGCCACGTTGGCGCCGCTAAAGCTGGCATTGACGCCTTGGCGAAGAATCTAGCGGTCGAATTGGGCCCTCTGGGTATACGTTCAAATTGCATTGCTCCAGGCGCTATTGATAATACAGAAGGTCTGAAAAGATTAGCTGGGGAGAAGTATAGAGAAAAGGCCCTGGCAAAGATACCCTTGCAAAGGCTAGGATCAACAAGAGATATAGCCGAATCTAcagtatttattttttcgcCAGCGGCATCATATATCACTGGTACCGTTTTGGTCGTGGATGGTGGTATGTGGCATTTAGGAACTTATTTTGGACATGAGTTATACCCAGAAACGCTAGTCAAGAGCATGATGTCTAAACTGTAA